A single region of the Helicobacter sp. 11S03491-1 genome encodes:
- the aroQ gene encoding type II 3-dehydroquinate dehydratase has product MKVLVIQGPNLNMLGHRDPRIYGNMTLEQIHQNMKVFAQQNNLLLDFFQSNFEGEIIDKIQECVGSDYAGIIINSGAYSHTSIAIADAIMAAGVPVIEVHLSNIHAREDYRKHTYTGAVCAGVITGFGAFGYHMAIIAMMQILSEIRSIREAQATQAKAETKDIKTEAKTEVKHEKKDK; this is encoded by the coding sequence ATGAAAGTTTTAGTCATACAGGGTCCCAATTTAAATATGCTTGGTCATAGAGATCCTAGAATTTATGGAAATATGACTTTGGAACAAATTCATCAAAATATGAAAGTATTTGCACAACAAAATAATCTTCTTCTTGATTTTTTTCAAAGCAATTTTGAGGGAGAAATTATTGACAAAATTCAAGAGTGCGTAGGTAGCGATTATGCAGGGATTATTATCAATTCGGGAGCTTATTCTCATACTTCTATTGCTATTGCAGATGCAATTATGGCTGCGGGTGTTCCTGTAATTGAAGTACATTTAAGCAATATTCATGCTCGAGAAGATTATAGAAAACATACCTATACAGGCGCTGTTTGTGCAGGTGTGATTACAGGTTTTGGCGCATTTGGATATCATATGGCTATCATTGCAATGATGCAGATTTTGTCTGAAATACGTTCTATCCGAGAAGCTCAGGCTACGCAAGCAAAGGCTGAAACAAAAGATATAAAAACTGAAGCAAAAACTGAAGTTAAACATGAAAAAAAAGATAAATAA
- a CDS encoding MotE family protein, which produces MKKNLLMSLFLLGLIVGEGISEDSSSVSDGVQSSKQLLECNAIFESRKDEIIDQVRQLDEKKQAIEALQNASQNILNQREAKLKEREKALSLKLKEIQEQENKAKQINDEKETKIKNLITKNEEILKAINGAKNNKLALTYAKMKDSKAAPIIENLPQDEAASILFALSAQDMGKILSKMDPKKAAELTEILKKGPPFESSIPEQISQQNKNQEQKEITHDQDINKNNSSI; this is translated from the coding sequence ATGAAGAAAAATCTTTTGATGAGTTTATTTTTATTGGGATTAATTGTTGGTGAAGGGATTAGTGAAGACTCTTCTTCTGTTTCTGATGGAGTACAATCTTCAAAACAACTTTTGGAATGCAATGCGATTTTTGAATCACGAAAAGATGAAATAATTGATCAAGTAAGGCAGCTTGATGAAAAAAAACAAGCTATCGAAGCTCTTCAAAATGCATCACAAAATATACTCAATCAACGTGAAGCCAAACTCAAAGAAAGAGAAAAAGCATTGAGTTTGAAACTCAAAGAAATTCAAGAACAAGAAAATAAAGCAAAACAAATAAATGATGAAAAAGAAACAAAAATAAAAAATCTTATTACAAAAAATGAAGAAATACTCAAAGCAATCAATGGAGCTAAGAACAATAAATTAGCATTAACTTATGCTAAAATGAAAGATTCTAAAGCAGCCCCTATTATAGAAAATCTTCCTCAAGATGAAGCTGCGAGTATATTGTTTGCTTTGAGTGCTCAAGATATGGGAAAAATTTTGTCAAAAATGGATCCTAAAAAAGCTGCAGAACTTACAGAGATTTTAAAAAAAGGACCTCCTTTTGAATCAAGCATACCCGAACAGATCTCACAACAAAATAAAAATCAAGAACAAAAAGAAATCACTCACGATCAAGATATAAATAAAAATAACTCATCTATATAG
- a CDS encoding flagellar export protein FliJ, translating into MNTKFDALLRVKKQDLDKKESDIIKNNIFIASKYHELNETIQDLANINIPQNGDYVKFKRVYEMKKLAMGQIDLIQAEISELKNTGKKLQEFYKIASIEYEKIKYLQENEIKKQLYSLKKIEEKNLDEAGVVLFGFHKENV; encoded by the coding sequence ATGAATACAAAATTTGATGCGCTCCTTAGAGTTAAAAAACAGGATCTGGACAAAAAAGAAAGCGATATTATTAAAAACAATATTTTTATTGCTTCCAAATACCATGAACTCAATGAAACAATCCAAGATCTTGCTAATATAAACATACCGCAAAATGGAGATTATGTAAAGTTCAAAAGAGTCTATGAAATGAAAAAATTAGCTATGGGACAAATTGATTTGATTCAAGCAGAAATATCTGAACTTAAAAATACGGGTAAAAAATTACAAGAATTTTATAAAATAGCTTCTATTGAATATGAAAAAATTAAATATTTACAAGAAAATGAGATTAAAAAACAGCTTTATTCTTTGAAAAAAATAGAAGAAAAAAATCTTGATGAAGCCGGTGTCGTGCTTTTTGGATTTCATAAGGAAAACGTATGA
- a CDS encoding adenylosuccinate synthase: MADLVVGIQWGDEGKGKIVDMLAKNYDYVVRYQGGHNAGHTIVVNGKKYALHLMPSGVLYEKCKNIIGNGVVIALDALYDEMKQFPNLDNRFFISDKAHIIMPYHQIIDRAREKSLKDAIGTTCKGIGPSYGDKIARSGFRIGELKEMKILEEKVRFHLDQIAYIQDLYAIKLPSYEEIMKYIQEYASKILPFITDTTQMLWDAGDAKKKILLEGAQGSMLDIDHGTYPFVTSSTTTASGACSGSGLNPKELQKIIGISKAYCTRVGNGPFPTEDFGKVGEFLRQKGCEFGTTTGRPRRCGWFDALSVKYACRINGCDSLSLMKLDVLDGLDEIKVCVGYRRGNEIIEYVPSNMKDLEPIYKSYKGWNKTAGIRNFDELPKEAKDYILDLQKLTDTKISIISTGPEREDTIIL; the protein is encoded by the coding sequence ATGGCTGATTTGGTAGTGGGGATACAATGGGGAGATGAAGGGAAGGGCAAGATTGTAGATATGCTGGCTAAAAATTATGATTATGTGGTGAGGTATCAAGGGGGACATAATGCAGGGCATACAATTGTCGTAAATGGTAAAAAATATGCCTTGCATTTAATGCCCTCAGGCGTATTGTATGAAAAATGCAAGAATATTATCGGTAATGGTGTTGTGATCGCATTAGATGCCCTTTATGATGAAATGAAGCAATTTCCAAATCTTGATAATCGTTTTTTTATTAGTGATAAAGCCCATATTATTATGCCCTACCATCAAATCATTGATAGAGCACGAGAAAAATCACTCAAAGATGCTATTGGCACAACTTGCAAGGGAATAGGGCCTAGTTATGGGGATAAAATTGCAAGGAGCGGGTTTCGTATAGGTGAGCTTAAGGAAATGAAAATATTAGAGGAAAAAGTTCGTTTTCATCTGGATCAAATCGCTTATATACAAGATTTATATGCCATCAAATTGCCTTCTTATGAAGAAATTATGAAATACATTCAAGAATATGCTTCAAAAATACTCCCCTTTATAACAGATACGACACAAATGCTTTGGGATGCCGGTGATGCAAAAAAAAAGATATTATTAGAAGGTGCGCAAGGGAGTATGCTTGATATCGATCATGGAACTTATCCTTTTGTAACAAGCTCTACTACTACTGCTTCAGGAGCTTGTAGTGGTAGTGGATTGAATCCTAAAGAACTTCAAAAAATTATTGGTATTTCAAAGGCATATTGCACGCGAGTAGGCAATGGTCCTTTTCCAACAGAAGATTTTGGAAAGGTAGGAGAATTTTTACGTCAGAAAGGATGTGAGTTTGGCACAACTACAGGCAGACCAAGACGATGCGGGTGGTTTGATGCTTTGAGTGTGAAATATGCTTGCAGAATTAATGGCTGCGATAGTTTGAGTTTGATGAAATTAGATGTTTTGGATGGATTAGATGAAATAAAAGTATGCGTTGGTTATCGCAGAGGAAATGAAATTATTGAATATGTTCCAAGCAATATGAAAGATTTAGAGCCTATTTACAAAAGCTATAAAGGTTGGAACAAAACTGCCGGCATAAGAAATTTTGATGAACTTCCCAAAGAGGCAAAAGATTATATTTTGGATTTGCAAAAGCTAACTGATACCAAAATATCTATTATTTCTACAGGTCCTGAAAGAGAAGATACAATTATCTTATGA
- a CDS encoding ATP phosphoribosyltransferase regulatory subunit yields the protein MILEHEIPQGTKLHFGASAKLKRQIENMVCEIFYHNNFEEILTPSFVYLEHQKNFSNRNIIRLSSQNNHQISLRYDTTIDAIRIITKRLGRSTNQKKWFYIQPVFSYPTNEIHQIGAECLDVEEMPKILCLSVEIMKKLGISPILQVSNVKILKLCAKDLGINIGVFQKMQVEDILKHGGYLGDLLKIQTQEDLKNFLKIAPDFLKPELEALLESASYCSDAKTIFSPLDFAPIEYYNDLVFRMFEGNHTFLLGGKYKIEDTQSCGFGIYTDDIVDYLMQIK from the coding sequence ATGATTTTAGAACACGAAATTCCTCAAGGAACGAAACTTCATTTTGGTGCTTCGGCTAAACTTAAACGTCAAATTGAAAATATGGTTTGTGAAATTTTTTATCACAATAACTTTGAAGAAATTTTGACGCCATCATTTGTGTACCTTGAACATCAAAAAAATTTTTCTAACCGCAATATTATTCGGTTGAGTTCTCAAAATAATCATCAAATATCTTTAAGGTATGATACAACAATTGATGCTATTAGAATTATTACAAAGCGTTTAGGCAGGAGTACGAATCAAAAAAAATGGTTTTATATCCAACCTGTTTTTAGTTATCCTACCAATGAGATACACCAGATAGGGGCTGAATGTCTGGATGTGGAAGAAATGCCAAAAATATTGTGCTTGAGCGTAGAAATTATGAAAAAATTAGGCATTAGCCCTATTTTGCAAGTTTCTAATGTCAAGATTTTAAAATTATGTGCCAAAGATTTGGGGATAAATATAGGAGTATTTCAAAAAATGCAAGTTGAAGATATTCTAAAACATGGAGGATATCTTGGAGATTTATTAAAAATCCAAACCCAAGAGGATTTGAAAAATTTTCTTAAGATTGCCCCGGATTTCTTAAAACCCGAACTGGAAGCACTTCTGGAAAGCGCCAGTTATTGCAGTGATGCAAAAACAATTTTTTCACCACTTGATTTTGCGCCTATTGAGTATTATAACGATTTGGTTTTTAGAATGTTTGAGGGAAATCATACATTTTTGCTGGGAGGAAAATATAAAATTGAAGATACACAATCTTGTGGATTTGGTATTTATACAGATGATATTGTAGATTATTTGATGCAAATAAAATGA